A portion of the Terriglobia bacterium genome contains these proteins:
- a CDS encoding type II secretion system F family protein, whose translation MPVYTYRARTRTGTTISGERAADNQQVLAAMLRREQVSPMAIKEKRKGFALPTFGGKVKAKDLAVFTRQFSVMIDAGLPLVQALESLSSQMENKVFKKAVETVRGDVEGGSTLANAMRNQPKVFDALFTNMIAAGEAGGILDTILQRLSTYIEKAVKLKRAVRSALIYPCSILAIAMGVVTLILVYVVPTFMTLFAGLGVALPVPTQIVISASHFLTRYGLFILFGLGIFIVAFRSYYSTQAGRYNVDAVLLKLPVFGILLRKIAVARFSRTLSTLITSGVPLLEALDVTAKTAGNAVIEKAIMDTRKAVEQGRTIVDPLRQSKIFPPMVTQMISVGEQTGAMDSMLTKIAEFYEEEVDAGVKDLLTAMEPLLIVFLGTVVGGVVISMYLPLFTLIDKLSG comes from the coding sequence ATGCCAGTCTATACTTACCGAGCAAGAACAAGAACAGGAACCACGATTTCGGGAGAGCGCGCGGCCGACAACCAGCAGGTGCTGGCAGCCATGCTGCGTCGTGAGCAGGTCAGTCCTATGGCGATCAAAGAGAAGCGAAAGGGATTTGCTCTCCCTACGTTCGGGGGAAAGGTCAAGGCCAAGGATCTGGCGGTTTTCACAAGGCAGTTCTCCGTGATGATCGACGCCGGCTTGCCCCTGGTGCAGGCGCTCGAAAGCCTCAGTTCGCAGATGGAGAACAAGGTCTTCAAGAAGGCAGTCGAAACCGTCCGTGGCGATGTGGAAGGCGGTTCCACGCTCGCCAATGCCATGCGGAATCAGCCCAAGGTGTTTGATGCTCTTTTTACCAACATGATTGCCGCCGGAGAAGCGGGGGGTATCCTTGACACCATTTTGCAGCGCCTCTCCACTTACATTGAGAAGGCGGTGAAATTAAAGCGGGCCGTTCGCTCCGCCCTGATCTATCCCTGTTCCATCCTGGCCATCGCAATGGGCGTGGTCACCCTGATTCTGGTCTACGTGGTGCCCACCTTCATGACCCTCTTTGCCGGTTTGGGGGTTGCACTTCCGGTGCCGACACAGATCGTCATTAGCGCGAGCCATTTCTTGACGCGATACGGTCTGTTCATCCTGTTTGGTCTGGGCATATTCATTGTCGCATTTCGATCCTACTACTCCACGCAGGCCGGCCGTTATAATGTGGATGCCGTCTTGTTAAAACTTCCTGTGTTCGGGATCCTGCTTCGAAAAATTGCGGTCGCCCGCTTCTCGCGAACTCTTTCCACTTTGATCACCAGCGGTGTGCCCTTGCTGGAGGCCTTGGATGTGACGGCAAAAACGGCTGGAAATGCCGTGATCGAGAAGGCCATCATGGACACCCGGAAAGCCGTGGAACAGGGACGCACCATCGTTGATCCCCTGAGACAATCCAAAATTTTCCCCCCAATGGTGACCCAGATGATCTCCGTGGGAGAACAAACCGGCGCCATGGACTCCATGCTCACCAAGATTGCCGAGTTTTACGAGGAAGAGGTCGATGCCGGCGTCAAGGATTTGCTCACCGCCATGGAACCCCTGCTGATCGTTTTCCTGGGCACGGTGGTAGGCGGGGTCGTGATTTCCATGTACCTGCCGCTGTTTACACTGATCGATAAGCTGTCGGGGTAG